From Lytechinus pictus isolate F3 Inbred chromosome 6, Lp3.0, whole genome shotgun sequence, the proteins below share one genomic window:
- the LOC129263560 gene encoding brevican core protein-like gives MESPFVCLCIACYSSPCLNGGSCTEELDGFTCSCQGGYVGERCQRSVCPDGWRYGGTKCFLIEDDLLNCNWYSSLKYCHDLGGVTLANGDVVEASLLVVESFEEYEHLKHYIGPTGKIWLDCDAYGTWCVCFPEPERTTEFEYWCAESEFYFNSSSSNTNDDCVYARMYDGSWLVRPCTTPCLASHISTVCQVRIA, from the exons atggaatcgccctttGTCTGTTTGTGTATAGCTTGCTACTCCTCCCCTTGTTTGAATGGAGGATCGTGCACGGAAGAACTCGATGGGTTCACCTGCTCTTGTCAAGGAGGATATGTGGGAGAACGCTGTCAGCGCAGCG TCTGCCCCGATGGATGGCGGTACGGAGGAACAAAGTGTTTTCTGATCGAGGACGACCTTCTGAACTGCAACTGGTATTCCTCTCTGAAGTACTGCCATGATCTCGGTGGGGTAACCCTGGCGAACGGCGACGTTGTTGAAGCTTCTCTTCTCGTCGTTGAGAGCTTTGAAGAGTATGAACATCTCAAGCATTACATAGGACCTACAGGCAAGATCTGGTTGGACTGTGACGCATATGGAACCTGGTGTGTTTGCTTCCCTGAGCCGGAAAGGACTACTGAATTCGAAT ATTGGTGTGCCGAGTCAGAATTCTACTTCAATTCCTCCTCATCCAACACTAATGACGACTGTGTGTACGCAAGGATGTACGATGGCTCGTGGTTGGTGAGGCCATGTACGACGCCATGTTTGGCTTCCCACATTTCTACCGTGTGCCAAGTCCGCATAGCCTAG